A region from the Mucilaginibacter sp. CSA2-8R genome encodes:
- the ssb gene encoding single-stranded DNA-binding protein, producing the protein MRGINKVVLVGHVGKKPELRKLENDISVASFPLATSEMGNQNGIKGEQTEWHNVVMWRGLADCAAKYLDKGRLIYLEGKIRTRVFEDKAGTKKQTTEILAESFTILGRKNDFDVAEELTTISVSTQPES; encoded by the coding sequence ATGCGCGGAATAAATAAAGTTGTATTAGTAGGCCACGTAGGTAAAAAGCCGGAGCTACGAAAATTAGAGAATGACATATCGGTAGCAAGTTTCCCGCTGGCCACCTCCGAGATGGGTAACCAAAACGGCATAAAAGGTGAGCAAACTGAGTGGCACAACGTGGTTATGTGGCGCGGCCTGGCCGATTGTGCTGCTAAGTACCTGGACAAAGGCCGTCTTATTTACCTGGAAGGAAAAATACGGACGCGGGTGTTTGAAGATAAAGCCGGAACAAAAAAACAAACCACAGAAATACTTGCAGAAAGTTTCACCATTTTAGGCCGTAAAAATGATTTTGATGTAGCTGAAGAGTTAACAACAATTAGTGTAAGCACACAACCTGAATCTTAA
- a CDS encoding SDR family oxidoreductase: MRVFVTGATGFVGSAIVQELISAGHQVLGLARSEASAAQLKAAGAEVHQGALTDLDSLKRGAEAADAVIHTAFIHDFSKFAENCETDRGVIEAMGDALKGTTKPFIVTSGTGLLSLGRPVLETDVANAQTTKTPRKASEEAAAAVAARGVNASVVRLPPSVHDANDHGFVPLLINLAREKGMAAYVEEGSNRWPAVHRLDAARLYRLILEKNAPPATYHAVAEEGIPFREITAIIGKRLGIPVEGKSGQEAADYFGWFLHFASLDTPSSSEWTRNLTGWQPMHQSLLQDVDSAAYFPEEDYK; encoded by the coding sequence ATGCGTGTATTTGTAACTGGAGCCACCGGATTTGTAGGCTCTGCCATTGTTCAGGAATTAATAAGTGCCGGTCACCAGGTTTTAGGACTCGCCCGATCAGAAGCATCGGCTGCACAGTTAAAAGCCGCAGGGGCGGAGGTGCACCAGGGAGCACTCACCGATCTGGACAGTTTGAAGCGAGGAGCCGAAGCTGCCGACGCGGTAATCCATACCGCTTTTATTCATGATTTTTCGAAGTTTGCCGAGAACTGTGAAACAGACCGAGGTGTGATAGAAGCTATGGGCGATGCACTGAAAGGTACTACCAAACCGTTTATTGTAACCTCAGGCACAGGACTCCTCAGTTTAGGACGCCCGGTATTAGAAACCGACGTAGCCAATGCTCAAACTACAAAAACACCTCGTAAGGCATCCGAAGAAGCTGCCGCAGCCGTTGCAGCGCGTGGGGTAAATGCGTCAGTAGTGCGCTTGCCGCCCTCAGTACATGATGCTAACGACCATGGCTTTGTACCGTTGCTTATAAATTTGGCACGCGAGAAAGGGATGGCGGCTTATGTTGAGGAAGGCAGTAATCGCTGGCCAGCCGTACACCGGCTGGATGCCGCCCGGTTATACCGGTTAATTTTAGAAAAAAATGCACCACCGGCAACTTACCACGCCGTAGCCGAAGAAGGAATACCTTTCCGGGAAATTACTGCCATTATTGGAAAGCGTCTTGGTATTCCGGTAGAGGGCAAGAGCGGGCAAGAAGCTGCTGACTACTTTGGGTGGTTTTTGCACTTTGCATCTTTAGATACACCATCATCAAGCGAATGGACACGTAACCTAACTGGTTGGCAGCCTATGCATCAAAGTTTGTTGCAAGACGTTGATTCGGCTGCTTATTTTCCTGAAGAAGATTATAAGTAA
- a CDS encoding Crp/Fnr family transcriptional regulator: MMQRGIALSDRDFALINAAATTKHVRKKEFILKAGEICRSKLFINHGFLRTYRMDADGNEHILQFSPELSWTTEGESYANVLPSAYYIEALEDSEVLMWTKDNFDQLLAVIPALKAFSEQFIFDNLHASRNRLYKAISSSPEEKYEEFTQTFPGILQRVPLRMVASYLGVSLKTLTRIRQAQLQR; this comes from the coding sequence ATGATGCAAAGGGGCATAGCACTTTCCGATCGCGATTTTGCCCTTATTAATGCAGCGGCCACTACTAAGCACGTTCGTAAAAAAGAATTTATTTTAAAAGCCGGCGAGATATGCCGGTCTAAATTATTCATCAATCATGGTTTTTTGCGTACCTATCGGATGGATGCAGATGGTAATGAACACATTCTTCAATTTTCGCCCGAATTAAGCTGGACTACCGAGGGCGAAAGTTACGCTAATGTCCTACCCTCTGCCTACTATATTGAGGCTTTAGAAGATAGTGAAGTACTAATGTGGACCAAAGACAACTTTGATCAATTACTTGCCGTTATACCTGCACTAAAAGCTTTTTCAGAGCAGTTTATTTTTGATAATTTGCATGCAAGCCGCAACCGTTTATATAAGGCAATTAGTTCGAGTCCGGAAGAGAAGTATGAAGAATTTACCCAAACCTTTCCCGGTATATTGCAGCGTGTGCCGTTGCGCATGGTAGCGTCTTATCTGGGAGTATCGCTTAAAACTTTAACCCGCATCCGGCAGGCGCAATTACAACGATAA
- a CDS encoding cold shock domain-containing protein, producing the protein MQKEGTVKFFDTEKGFGFISQRDDRHDVFVHSTGLIDPIHENDQVKFDVEQGKKGLNAINVKIA; encoded by the coding sequence ATGCAAAAAGAAGGAACGGTAAAATTTTTCGATACCGAAAAAGGTTTTGGATTTATTTCACAGCGTGACGACAGACATGACGTTTTTGTACACTCCACTGGCCTGATTGACCCAATACACGAAAATGACCAGGTTAAGTTTGATGTGGAACAAGGCAAAAAAGGCCTTAACGCCATAAATGTTAAAATAGCTTAA
- a CDS encoding glycosyltransferase family 39 protein encodes MTQTGTHQSTLRLIFAFALAKLVVHFVANHNYGIHGDELYYIALSRHLQWGYLDNSPLIAFVAKISSWCFGESVFAWRVIPTLFSAFTVGLVGIIARDLGGKRFAISVACLGTICSPALLATSYFLQPVAFDVFLWTLLSYLIVKFIKSEKQLYLYGAAFTVGLGILNKYTILLYVIALLVGLLLTSQRRLIKPINLLKAFAIALLVSTPNLIWQFMHHFPILNYLGLVGKHSMYPGAAELLFQLTFFHGAGMAVWLAGLSYLIFDRQDISKYRFLAFAFLLIVAVLILLHGKIYYSLGAFPALFAVGGVCWENMMQRFKHIPQALLIGLITATSLIALPVVLPVLPFGKTKAYIQLMRRYTTLTQPFQWDDGKLHSLPQFYADMLGWQELADKTASACKQLTNNELNQSVILTDAYAVAGALTFYLPAHYPEIISADNSLALWSPKNLDHQKVIYLSKESIISVSALAENVKWIGTVNNPDASVQGMNIYLLYRPNIVIKKRYQAARKKFLGESVD; translated from the coding sequence TTGACGCAAACCGGTACTCATCAATCAACACTACGATTAATATTTGCTTTTGCCTTAGCCAAGCTGGTTGTTCATTTCGTTGCCAATCACAACTATGGTATTCACGGCGATGAGCTTTACTACATTGCTTTAAGTCGTCATCTGCAATGGGGCTATCTGGACAACTCTCCGTTGATTGCATTTGTGGCAAAAATATCTTCCTGGTGTTTTGGTGAATCGGTTTTTGCCTGGCGCGTAATTCCGACTTTATTTTCAGCGTTTACTGTCGGCCTAGTCGGTATAATCGCCCGGGATTTAGGCGGCAAGCGATTTGCTATTTCAGTAGCATGCCTGGGGACGATTTGTTCGCCGGCATTGTTGGCTACCTCTTATTTTTTACAACCCGTAGCTTTTGATGTTTTTTTATGGACATTGCTTAGCTATCTGATTGTTAAATTTATAAAAAGTGAAAAGCAATTGTACTTGTACGGTGCAGCTTTTACTGTGGGGCTTGGCATACTTAATAAGTACACCATACTGTTATATGTGATAGCCTTATTGGTTGGCTTGCTGCTGACTTCGCAACGAAGGCTAATTAAACCAATAAACTTACTTAAAGCATTTGCAATAGCACTCTTAGTGAGCACGCCTAACCTGATCTGGCAGTTCATGCATCACTTTCCTATACTAAATTATTTAGGTTTAGTAGGTAAACACAGTATGTACCCGGGCGCAGCCGAACTGTTGTTTCAGCTTACGTTTTTTCATGGCGCCGGAATGGCGGTTTGGCTGGCTGGTTTAAGTTACTTAATATTTGACAGGCAAGACATAAGTAAATATAGGTTTTTAGCTTTTGCATTCTTACTTATCGTAGCTGTATTGATACTGCTGCACGGAAAAATATATTATAGCTTAGGTGCTTTTCCGGCGTTGTTTGCTGTGGGCGGGGTTTGTTGGGAAAACATGATGCAGCGTTTTAAACATATCCCTCAGGCATTGTTAATTGGTTTAATAACCGCCACCTCACTTATCGCTTTACCAGTGGTTTTGCCTGTTTTACCGTTTGGTAAAACTAAAGCATATATACAGTTGATGCGCCGTTATACTACGCTTACCCAACCTTTTCAGTGGGACGATGGGAAATTGCACAGCCTGCCGCAGTTTTATGCCGATATGCTGGGCTGGCAGGAACTGGCTGATAAAACGGCAAGCGCCTGCAAGCAGTTAACCAACAACGAACTTAACCAATCAGTGATTTTAACAGACGCTTACGCTGTTGCCGGAGCTTTGACATTTTATCTGCCTGCACATTATCCAGAGATAATTTCTGCCGACAACAGTCTGGCGTTATGGTCGCCTAAGAATTTAGACCATCAAAAAGTTATATATCTTTCAAAAGAGAGCATCATAAGCGTTTCTGCTTTGGCCGAAAACGTTAAATGGATAGGTACGGTGAATAATCCAGATGCCAGCGTGCAGGGCATGAATATTTATTTATTATACAGGCCCAACATCGTTATTAAAAAACGATACCAGGCTGCACGTAAGAAGTTTTTGGGCGAAAGTGTTGATTAA